GCTGGGGCCggtggggctggctgggctgtgccacGGGGCTGACCGGGCCGTGCCCCAGAGGTGCAGTCCTCGGGCTTGCTGGGCCGGGCGGGCGCCATCCAGGCGGCCATTtccctggagctgagcagcGACGTGGTCACCAGCATCGACGTGGCCGTGGAGGGGCTGAACGGGCAGCTGCCCAACCTCGACCTCCTCAACCTCTTCCATGCCTTCTGCCAGAAGAATGGGCTGCTCTGCACTATCCAGGGCAAGGTGAGGGGCTGCTCTGTACCATGAACAGAGGGGTCTTGGGGTGCACTGTAATACCCTCACTTGGGATGTGGGAGTCTTAGAGTGCCCTTAAGTTCCCCCAGTGCAAATGTGGAGACTTGGGGCTCCCCTAAAGCTCCATCACAGGAACATAGCGGTCATGGGGCACCTGTAACCTCTCACCATGAACAGAGGACCTTGGGTTGCCCCATAATCCCTTCACTTTGGATGTGGGGGTCTTGGAGCACCCCTAAAGAGCCTGAGAGCAAGGAGTGGGGCTGCTGGTTTGCCCCTGAAACCCCTCAGGGTGTATAGGGGGAGCTGGGGTGCCCCCTgagcccctgccctgcttgTGCCCACGGCCCCTGGTGgccttggctgtgctgggtgttCCTGCCGCCTGATCCCACTCTCCCTCATCCCTGCCCCGCAGCTCCCACGCCCCGAGGGGGACTCTCTGCCTGCCTACACCCACAGCctgcagacactgctgctgATGGTGCTGGCCCAGGCCTCAGGCTGGCCCCGTGGCGACCACGGGCTCTTCCTGCGCTACCGCATCGAGGCCATCACGCTGCGCGGCATCAACAGCTTCCGGCAGTACAAGTACGACATGACCACCCTGGGCAAGTGAGTGCGGGGCCAGGGGGCATGGCAAGGGGGCTCGGGCTACCCCCGAACTCCTTCCCTGTGGACAGGGTGGGACTCGGGGCTGCACTCAAGCTCCAAAACGTGAATGTGGGGGTTTTGGGGCTCACCCGAAGCTCCGTAACGTGAACATGGGGATCTTGGGGCTCCTCTAAAGCCTCAGCAAAAGCAGGGGGGTCTTGGAGAACCCCAAAATCCCTTCACTGTGAACAGAGGGCGTGTCTTGCAGCTCCCATAAAGCCCCTCACCACAAACAGGGAGTCTGGAGGTGCCCATAAGCCCTTCACTTTGAACATGGGGGTCCTGGGGTGCCCCCAAAGCCTCTTAAAATGAACGTGGGGGTCTTGGGGCATCCCTAAACATGAATGTGGGGGTCCTGAGGTGCCTCTAAAGCACCTTATGGTGAATGAGGGGGGGTCTTGGGACTCCCCAACTGTGGATGTGGAGCTCTTGAAACACCTTTAAGCATGAACAGGGGGCTACTGAGTTGTCCCTAAAGCCCCTCACCATGAATGTGGGGGTCTTGGGGCACCCCTGAAGCCTCTTAACAGGAAAGTAGGGATTTTGGGGCACTCTTAAAACACCTTACTATGAATAGGGAGGTCTTGTTGCACCCCTAAACATGAATGTGGGGGTCCTGGGGTGCCCATAAGTTTAGCACCTCATGGTGAGTGGGGGGAGTCTTGGAGACTTTAGTCCCCTGAAGCCTCCCAACACAAGGAGGGGTGTCTTGGAGACCTCCAAAATCCCTTCACTCATGTCGAGTACGACATGACCACCCTGAGCAAGTGAGTGTGGGGCTGCGGGGGGCTCCTGGGGTGCAGCCCCccctggccatgctgctgctgcaggacgCTGGAGGGGATGTTCCGCAAGCTCAACAACCTCCTGGAGCGGCTGCACCAGTCCTATTTCTTCtacctcctgccctccctctcccGCTTCGTCTCCATTGGCCTCTACATGCCAGCCTTTGGTTTCCTCATCCTCGTCCTCATCCTCAAGATATCCTTTTGGGGCCGGGGAGGGCccgggggcgggcagggggcaCCGAGACCTCCTCCGCTCCTTTCCTTGACCCTCCCCACGCCCTGGACCTCTGGATGAAGCTGAGCAAGTGCGAGACAGGCAACTCTGAACGGCTTTGGGACGGCGACCGTAGCGCCGGCGAGGTGGGAcccttcccctgcccttcccctccctgcgCACCCCCCGCGGGTCCCCCGCTCACCCCGGTGTCCCCGCAGGAGCCCCGTCCCGGCCTGCTGGCGCTGGTGCCGCCGCTGGTGGTGTGCCACGCCGCCGGCCTGGCGCTCTACTACCTGCCGGTGCTGGGCCAGCACGTGGCCACCCAGCACTTCCCCGTGTCCGAGTCGGAAGCCGTGGTCCTCACCGTCATTGCCATCTACTTGGCCGGCATGGCCCTGCCCCACAACACCCACAGGTGCTGGGGAAGGTCGGGGGGAGTCCCTAGGGCGCCGTCCCCCCACACGAGGGTGCTGAGCGTCCCCCCTGTCCTGCAGGGCGCTGGCGGGCGGCAGCAGCGACCGGGGCTGGATGACGCTGaagctgctggccctgctctACCTGgcgctgctgctgggctgtctCGCCCTTCTCAACTTCTCCCTCGGCTTCCTCCTTGCTGCCACCATGGTGCCAGCCGCTGCTGCCGTCACCCCCAACGGCCCCAAGTGAGTCCAGAGCCCCCCGCAGCAGGGGGACATCGGGGGCGCTCGCTGAGGCAGGGGACACTGGGAACTCCCCCTGGGGTGATGGTGGGAGACACCGAGGGCCCTGTCCCCAGGACGAGGGGATGCTGGGGAGAAGCCAGGGGCTCTCCCTGAGGTGGGAGTGCCAGGGGCTCTCCCCAGAGTAGGGGGATACCGCAGGGATACTGGGGCTCTCCCTGGGCTTGGGGGTGCTGATGGGGACACTG
This Apus apus isolate bApuApu2 chromosome 2, bApuApu2.pri.cur, whole genome shotgun sequence DNA region includes the following protein-coding sequences:
- the GPAA1 gene encoding LOW QUALITY PROTEIN: glycosylphosphatidylinositol anchor attachment 1 protein (The sequence of the model RefSeq protein was modified relative to this genomic sequence to represent the inferred CDS: deleted 1 base in 1 codon), whose product is MGLLSDPHCRRALSRLVLRLNTPLCILSYVVGLGWFLALAFQPLAPRTYMSENAMGSTMVEEQFLFGERALSYAREFAGHKKKVGGMPVAWLEKTMWSLGLEVHRQPFARTLPFPDETRERYMVRGTNVYGILRAPRAASTEALVLSVPCSEGPQNSQALGLMLALAAHFRSQIYWAKDIIFLVNEHDLLGMEAWLEAYHDVNLTEVQSSGLLGRAGAIQAAISLELSSDVVTSIDVAVEGLNGQLPNLDLLNLFHAFCQKNGLLCTIQGKLPRPEGDSLPAYTHSLQTLLLMVLAQASGWPRGDHGLFLRYRIEAITLRGINSFRQYKYDMTTLGKTLEGMFRKLNNLLERLHQSYFFYLLPSLSRFVSIGLYMPAFGFLILVLILKALDLWMKLSKCETGNSERLWDGDRSAGEVGPFPCPSPPCAPPAGPPLTPVSPQEPRPGLLALVPPLVVCHAAGLALYYLPVLGQHVATQHFPVSESEAVVLTVIAIYLAGMALPHNTHRALAGGSSDRGWMTLKLLALLYLALLLGCLALLNFSLGFLLAATMVPAAAAVTPNGPKVLLAALLVVATPAVTLLLAIFLQRELLEAPAGVGEGWQLFLAALAEGLLQHHLYGSFLFPFLALGAHPCWLLLWNVLCWK